In Formosa haliotis, the sequence TTTAATTGAAGGCTATGATCATCAAGAGATTTCAGAAATTTTAAATATTTCGGAAGTAGCTTCTCGCACACAGTTATCGCGAGGCAAACAAAAATTACAAGAACTTTTAAAATCGAAACGCTATGGCACAAGATATTAGAGACTTATTTAAAGCCGATAAAGAACTTCAAAAACAGGAGGGTATGCCAGAAGGGCATGAGGCACGCTTTTTAGAAAAGTTGAATGCTAATAGTTCTTTAAATCCGCCAAAACCCAAATTTAATTGGATGGCTGTTGCAGCGAGTTTACTTGTTTTGTTAGCCTTAAGTTTTGGAGGATATACTTTTCTTAATCCAGAAGCTGTAGAAGTAACACCACAACCTAAAGTTGCAGAAACCGAAACTGCACCGGTAGTAAAAACGAAAACGCTTGGCGATTTATCTCCCGATTTAAAAAAAGTTGAAGATTATTATTTAGCGAGTATTCATACCGAATTATCGCAAGTAGAATTAACCTCGGAAAATAAAGAGTTAATCGATGGTTATATTCAGCGCTTAGAAGAGCTTTCTAACGAATACAAAAAACTATCTGTAGAATTAACAGAATCGGGCCCAAGCGAGCTCACCGTAAACGCCTTAATCGATAATTTAAAATTGCGTTTAAACTTATTATATCGTCTACGCGATCAATTAAAAGAATTAAAATCTGAACCTGTTGCCGGAGAAGATGTGCAACAATCAATCTAAAAAAAAGTAAATCAAAAAATGAAACAGTTAATTATAAAATCGATAGCTAGCATCCTGTTGTTATTGTTTGTGTCTCATCAAACACAAGCGCAGCAAAAGTTATCTAAAGCAACACAATCTTTAAAAGTGAATAAAGATGTGACTATTAATCTGAAATCGAATTATACCATAGTAAAAATCGATACTTGGAATAAAGATGTTATAGAGGTAGAGGCTTTTATAGAAAGCGATGTGTTGAGTGCTACCGATCTTCAAAATGCATTAGAGCAATGGCAGGTAGATGTAAGTGGTTCTAAAGACAACGTAAGCATTACATCTAAAGGCATGCAAAATGGTTGGGATTTAGATTATAATTTTGATGTGAATTCTATTTCGGCATTAAAACATTTAGAATTCGAATTAGCCGAAATGCCTCCTATACCTCCAGTGCCAAATATGGCTCACTTATCTAATATGCCCGAAGCTCCGGTAATGCCAGAATTACCAGAGTTGCCAGAAGGTATAGACCAGGTTACTTTTGATTATGATGCCTATAAAAAGGAAGGAGAAAAATATTTAGAAGCATGGAGTAAAACCTATCAGAAAAAATATGGCAAGGCCTATATAGATAAAATAAAAGCTTGGGCCAAGCAGTTTAGCGATTCCGGATTTGAAGATTATGAGAAAAAGATGGAAGAATGGGGTAAGCAATTTGGAGAAACTTATGGCAAGGAAATGGAAGCTTGGGGTAAACAATTTGAAAACAGTTTTGGTGAAGATTTTCAATCTAAAATGGAAGCTTGGGGAGAATCGTTTGGAAAGTCGTTTGAAAAGCAAATGGAAGCACAAGAACGTGCCGAGGCGAGCCGAATGCAAGCAGAAAAATCTAGACATAAAGCCGAGAAAGCGAGAGGTAAAGGGGACAGCCATCCAAATATTAGAAAAACCATTATTATACATATGCCCAAAAAGGCAAATTTAAAAGTGAATGTAAAATATGGCGAATTACAATTTGTATCGCTCATAGAAAATTTAAAGGCAGAAATGTCGCATACCAAATTAACAGCAAACACTATCGATGGGAGTAATACTTCCATCGATGTGTCTTATGCGCCTGTTTCTATAGGGCATTGGAATCAAGGACATTTAGTGTTAAAATATGTAGAACAGGCAAAAATAGCCGAGGTGAATCAATTGGTTTTAAACTCGAATTCTTCAAATATACAGTTGGGGCAACTCTCTGGTAATACCATGATTGATGGGAGTTTTGGCGATCTTAAAATATCTAAAATCGCAGAAAGTTTTCAGAATTTAAATATTGTTTTAGAAAATAGTGATGCCGTAATAAGTCTGCCAAAAACACATTATAGTTTGCAGTATAATGGCAAGCAATCCCGATTTAAACATCCTAGCAAAACAACTAACGAAAATGTCTCTACATTTTCTACCGGCGATTTAAGTAGCAATAAATCTATAATCGTGAATGCTAAATTTAGTAAGGTGCTCATGGAGTAAAAGCCACAAGCCCTTTAAATATTAAGTTGTTTAAAAATGACTTTTTGGTGCCGAAATCCTATGCTCATGGATTATCGGCTATATTTGTTTTTAGACAAAGTAGAAAATATCCTAAAAAGTCAGGAATGAAAAAAGTTGTAATAGTAGGAAGTTCTAGAAATGATGGAGATACTATGGTTTTAGTTGATGAATTAATAAAATATTCTAAATGGGACTTAATCAATTTAAATAATTACAATTTTAGCTATTACGATTATGAACATCAAAATAGAAATGATGATTATCTCGTATTATTGGAGCAAATCATTATGAAATATGATACACTTATTTTTGTAACTCCCGTTTATTGGTATGCTATGAGTGGAATTATGAAAGTGTTTTTTGATCGTTTTACAGACTTATTGACTATTGAAAAAGAACTAGGACGAAAATTACGAGGAAAGAAAATGGCCGCAATTAGCTGTTCGATAGGAGATAATCTTGGAGAACATTTTTGGTTGCCTTTTTCTGAAACAGCACGCTATCTTGGAATGGAATATTTAGGAAACTCTCATGCAATTACGGGAGCGAATAACAGCCCCAAAATAAAGGAGTTTATAAAACTAATTGAGAAATAAATCTATTATCAAATCACTAAAAAAAAATCTGCCTATTTATAAATAGACAGATTTTTTAATGTTTAAATATATAGTAAAATATACTATTCCGTAATTACCCAATCCCCTTTAGCTAAAAGCGGTTCGGCTTGTTTGTATTTAACGGTTTTACTTTCGCCGTTCATTACATTTTTTATAGTCACTTTGTCGTTTCTACCAATTTTTGGTTTATCTCTAACAATAGTTTCTACAACTTCGCGTTGAGGTTGTGTTTGTCCGGCAGCTCTACTTTGTGAGGCACGCTCATCTAAATTAGGAATTTCTTCTTTAGACGTTTCTAAACGTTCTTTTTTAGGAGCTTGTTGTCTAGCTTCGCTAATGG encodes:
- a CDS encoding flavodoxin family protein, producing MKKVVIVGSSRNDGDTMVLVDELIKYSKWDLINLNNYNFSYYDYEHQNRNDDYLVLLEQIIMKYDTLIFVTPVYWYAMSGIMKVFFDRFTDLLTIEKELGRKLRGKKMAAISCSIGDNLGEHFWLPFSETARYLGMEYLGNSHAITGANNSPKIKEFIKLIEK